ATGGGGTGATGGCCTCTGCTGTAACCTATATGATCGACTGCATAGCTCACTGTAATTTTAGGCTCACAAGGTTACAAGAATAGCTTGATATTTTGGGAAGtgtctttgtttgctttcttgctgagagacAGGTGAGAAGATTGTTACTGTTCTCATTTGTGTGTGGTAAATATAAAACTGTTAggcagttagcctagcttagcataaagactggaaaagtCTGGAGTGATGTAACGGTGGTGATAAGTGATGTTTAAAGGGTGAACAGACCCAGGGTAGCTgctctgtgctaagctaagctaacctgctcCTGGccatagcttcatatttaccgcACAAAGAGATATCGATCTGTTCATCAGACTGTTTGTGAGAAAGTGAATAAATCtattttccccaaatgtcaaactgttgctTTGAGACATTAAAGCTCAAAAACAAATTCCCACTAAACACTATTGTGTAATCAAACCCTGACAGTTCTTCTCCATGGCTTACTAGTAAGTTTTTATATCATTACCAATCCTCATGTTGTATACAGACAAACTATGCAGCATCACCACAAATTACACGGTGGGCCTCTCCAGATTCTGTTCTTGTCTTCTTTAATATGAAGTATAAACCAAAGACTCGCCCCTCGtctccctctctgcagctgaggaggagctggagtgCGTGGACATGGAGGGGCCTGTGGTGTGCTGGGACAGTCTCGGCCTGCCAGACTTGGACTGTGACGAAAAGCCTGGGTGgatctccagcagcagcctggtAGGAGAGCTGATCCAGCCCAGCCCACAGGAGGTCTGAACtcaacccacacacaaacaaactcccCTGCAGCGTGGAGGGTTCAGAGGAACCAGGCAGAGAGACTGGACTGTGGTGAGAATCGCAGAGGATGGAGGACCGGCGATGGCGTAGTCAGAGACACTGCATGTTACGGTGACAAGGACACACAGGTTTCGATGGACTGAGCTGAGATGAGCGATGTGGGAAAAGAGAGCGAAGCCAGATGGAGAGAAACGCAAAGAGCAAAGGAAATGTCACTCAAAGACAGAAACTATCTCCCATTGGAGGGAAGACTCTCTTAAAAGACTCTTTAGatgacttatttattttttgtagtagtaaaatattatttcatatgaATGTATctgttttaaaggaaaaaagtttgtcttttatattatttatgcCTTTTGGATgagaaatactttttattttttgttgttttgtcccTCTGTGTTCCACTTGAGTGTGGAGATTAGCAATTGTCCGTGTAAAGTTTTGTAATAATATAAAGAGAAGATATGGAAGAGTAAACAACAACCTATTTTCAATGTCTTTCCTCCACTCCTTCATGTGCAGCGCCCGATGAATGATTGCCATAGTGAATTTCCCGGCCCCAGTCCAAACCCATCGATATTTCTGGCAGGCCTTTGATGTGGCTCTGTGATGGGCTGTTCCACTGCAGTGACCCCTGAACGGGGTGAACACTCCCTTCACTGTTCAGATTAAGGCTGCTGCTCTTTGCTTCAGTGAATACTTGATAGCTCATCACTTTACGCAAAATGCACTGTTGCTTTTAGAGCGCCGTTGACCTACTGGCCCCAATCTGTTAGAGAAGAGGAGTAGTTACATTAAAACAGATTTGTTAAGCGTGAGCATACAAATCGTTGTATGTTAAAACGGCTCTGCTGCTAGTTAACAGAGTTTTAATGCACTGGTTCACCCAgatcactgtttgttttgttacttAACCCTGATAAAGCAGATTCATACCATATTGCTGATAAAGACGTAGTCCCATGTTGTGAGCACTGATGTCTGTGAATTATCAAGAGGGACAGGGACATTGtttaacaagaaaaacaagtatTGAGTTTTTCAAGCAGTGCAAACAAAAACTTCCATAACctcagttttattgtgttggCGGCAGAAAACTAAACTTTAACATATGAAACCGAaactaaataactaaaacaaaatgtattgttttgcaATTTGGGTGAACCGACCCTTTAAGTAATCACATATTGGGAACGTTGGTCCCAGTTTAAACATACTACATTCCATGATTTCTGGGAACTGAGGGTTGCGTTGCCAGTTTGGAGCTGCTAACGTGCAGACCTGTCTGGTGTCGCTGTAACATCTTACTGTAGAGACCACAATGGACAGTGGCACATTAGaaatgggaggagggagggttgAAATGAGCGACTCTGTCATCAAACATCACCGTGTGCCGCTCTCGATGTGTGAGAATACTGctaatcactcactcacagaacAGTTGTAATATACTCTTCTCAGGTTTCAGCCTGCTTTTGCCAAACCCATTTTCTGAAGGCTTAAACCCATCCATTGGTTTTAAAATAATCTCCATGGTGTGCTGGCTGATTGGAGTTGATAGGATTGCAGCAGGCAGATGACAGGGCTGGCCCATGCTTCACTGAGGATGACTGTGGTGCAGGCTTTCCATGCCTGgtgcctgtctgcctgtgtttGTGCCAGAGTCTGCTGCCAGTCCTCAGGCCCCGGCTCGCCTGGCATGTCTCCTCCCCCTGATGGTATACGGGATATTCCTGGCACCCGGATTTACGCGCCTGCTGCTGAGGCGTGGCGTAGCCTCTTCCGGCTGTTATTTTTAGTCTCGGAGACTGGTGGTATTCGTTCAGATGACTTGACTTAAACTCAGTTCTTTCTCATGAACAGCCTGCCTGAGTGTTTTAGATGAGCGctggcttttttaaaaatatttttgaggTATGAATGCAAAATATAAAGTGACTTACATCCCAGAATGATGGAAAGAACGGGGAATTCTCTGCACAGTCTCATTaagtttcctttcatctttAATTTTAGTTCCATTCAGCAGCTCGTCGGAGTGTCCATTATGACTCCCTCGCTGCCATTAGGGCGAAAAAAAAGGAACGAAACAATGGGAAGGAAATGAAGCTGGAAACGAAAGAGAAATGGtctggggagggagaggggatgCTGACAGATGCAGGCTGGGCTGATGAGGAGAAGATAAGGGCAGGGTTGTCTCTAAATGAGCTGCTTCTCCATCTCCCACGTCTATCAGTCGGCACCCTCCCTCAGCCCTGCCCTGCACCCTCTACCCACACAGCTACACCCCTTCATTAAGGAGCCCATGGGAACAAGAAAGCTCATTGTCCACCCTGGAATTTCTGCCCCTTGCTGCAGAGCCGACCTGTTAACGCCGTTCCCTCTCCCCTCCGCCCAccattcttcctctctctctctctctgtctctctacagcGCTCCCTGAATGAATGCAATTCTTATGAATCAGGCAGTGTGTTGTTAACTGGCCTGATTCAGCCCTGGGTGGGTTTATCCTTGAGATGTCACAAACTACAAGTGAAGCAAGTTGTGTTTGGACGACCTCCAGCAGCATTCCTGTGGGTCCCCTGATGAGCTAACACGACTACTAATCTATGTGTTTCCTTAAGGATATCAGCTATTTATTTGTCTTGCTGCATGAAGATGTCACTCAGCTAACATTCAGTTGGGATTTAATGCTGGTGTAACAACAACATTTGCAGGCTGCACCTGTTGGATATAAAAGGGGGAAATCAGTGTCATCTTTATCCCAGCTGCTTCCATTTATCTCCCCCCATTTTCTCCCTGTCAGCAGACTCCACAATGTCAACATCATCACATTGTTCTGGATCAATAATGAGCCTACTGATGACAAACCTGCTTACCTGAGACGGAAATGAATTCACATGAGTCAGAAGAAATTATCCtggttgaaaaataaatctacGTAGTCATTTTCCTTCACCAACCACTATGAGATGATATGTTTATTTCATACGGATGAGTTATTTGAGTGAAAATGCGTTTCATGTGTAAGGATTTCTGTCCAGGTTTATCAGTTCAAAAGAGCTAAAATATTTCCCAGAAATTATTCAGGAATAAGAAATGATGGCCTCGGACGGCGTGTCAGTCTGGTCTGGATGTGTCACAGTCTCTCACTCTGTTGAAAGCGACAGCTCACATTAGTTGAACAACGAGCACAATCTGATGCActtcaagaaagaaaaacaacgcAGCAGGGTGCTTATTAGAATTAAGTAGACACAGTAATGAACAAtatatttggggaaaaaacaaccaaaaagtAGTCTTGTCTAATGAACACGCTATCCAGATGGTTTTAATAATCAGCACAATACAAGAGTGGTAAAGTATTTGAAATGGAAACCACGACCTCACGTCTACACGGTGTCACGCTTAGTAAGTTTATATGGCTACAAAGATTGCAGGAGACAATAGCTCAGTCTTTGTGTGATcaaagtgtttcagtgtgtattACAGCCCAGTCTGGTGCTAAAAAGTCTCTGCACCCAGTGACAAAAAACttcttttctcactaaactcCTGTGGTATTTAACCCTGTCACCAATAGATTAGATACTTGAGTTACCTGtttctgagatttctgcctccaccccaACACAGCACAGGTGAGTGGTACGTAATTTATGATGTTCCCTTCAGCGTTCGTATGAGACAAACACTTCCACAGGTTGAGGAGAACTTCCCAGGATGCATTAACTGATTTTGACGTGCACAATTGGTGTGGTTTCACTTCAAAAGTATATTTTCATTGGTGAAATTATTGTGGTGGGGGCAAAAATCTCACAGACAGATATTTAATCCTAATTGTAATCCTTAAAACTATCTGCATGCTTGATCTCACAAAAGATAAGTCAAGAATTGAGAACATGTTTTAAGGGACTTTGAAATCTGTAAAACAGATGATTTGATGATGCACACGCTGGTCGTGAATCTTGAAACATTAATGCAGCACGCTTTTTGAAGTGATGAGACTGATGCAAAACAGACCGGAGAATCTTCCTCAGTCATCCTCCACATCCAGCCGGGTGAAGTAGAAAGTTATCCTGGCCCCTTCGTCTGTATCATACAAAGCCTGGCAGGTGTACATCCCCTCCGCATCCCTCTGAAGCTCCTCTATCACCAAAGCGGACGTGTTGACGGGTACCTGCATGTGGCCCGGGCTGCTGGACTGAGAATGGAGCTTCGGGCCTTGTCCGTAGTTGTAAGCCACTGCTACGCTGTTATCAGTTCCTGGTTTGGTGAAGCCCCAGATGAAGATGGTGGGCATGGTGGAACCGCAGTCCAAGGTGACTGAGCCCCCCACTGTTGCTGTAACATGTGAGCGAATATATTCCACCTCCTCGGGGTCAAGTATCTCCAGACCTGCAACACGAGCCAGTCGGAGTCAGTTACTATTACTGTAAGGGAAGAAAAGCTCACGTGTTGTTTTCTACACGACGACAAAAACAGCCTCTTCAAGCTCAGTATTGACAGATGTTTATTAGTTAATGTCTTCAGAAAACTTTTACAAGACCTCACAGCTCGTTGGGAATGGACTGCGTCAGCTCATGTGGATGAACAACACGTAATTAAACACACTTGTAGTTTATCTTCCTCTGGCCTCTTACACAGATCTTATTTCATGGCCCACCCTCTGGCTCCACCGTGCAATTTGACATAATAATGACAGCAGTTTGTGATGAAGAGAAAGCCTACTCGCCTCGACTTGTCCCCACCTCAACACCTTTGTTGTCAAAAGTAAGCTGAAGTACAATGAGCCTTTACCTTGTAGAGGAAGAGCCAGCCAGAAGAGGAGCAAGCAGAGATAAGGCATCATCCTCAGACTCCCTGTGGTGCCTCAAAGCTTCAGCTGGAAATCTCAAGTCAGGAGGCTATTTAAAGCCTGTGACAGTGGCGAAAGCGTGTCTCCGCTGCGGTCCACACTGCTGTCCACGCTGAGAGTGACTGAGCCGGGCTGGGGGACTGACAGGCAGAATTCTTTCAAACTACACTGAATTCactttaaattattcatcaatGCCTCCACCTCCCCAGTGTCGCTCCATTTTGCctgtctctccagctctccaCTCATGACTGGGCTAATGGCTAAACCTGAGAGCGAAAGGTGTAGGGTGTCAGGATGATGCCATCGCTTCATGTATTATTGAATAAACCGGTGGAGATAGCCTTTTTAGAAATTCCATCGCTtccaacatgaaatgaaaaccaGGGCCCGGCAAGGTCGGAAAAATGGCGCGCCGCCTCCCATGCAAACACCTGCgagttattatttgttttatgagAGGCATGCAGCAAGAATAACATCACAGCTGATTTATGTTATCTACTGATAACTGGTTTTCTTGACTCTGGGACAGCATTGTGTCATCTCTATGCTTAGACATGTGTGAATCACTGAAGCAGTGCACATAGACACTTAAAAATGCATGGGTTATTTTTGCATAATTCATGTATTATGTATATCAGTCCCAAAACCATTAAATGCTTGTTGAAGTAGGACGCTCATGTAAGTATATctgttgtaaagaaaaaaatgcccTGTTTAGACTAGATTTAGGAGGAGACAAACAGTGAGCATCATTAGTGGTGCCACGCAGCAGCCGCTAGTAAAAACTCTGTTTCCCAGAGCCTCTGGCTGATGTTTGGGCCTGCTAGCTACAACAGAAGAGGCtgaagctgagctgagctgtgctgCCCTGCGAGCAGCCCATAAACCTGCTCTTACTGGAGGCAGCACCAGACTGAGGAGAAGGCTCTAATTAGTAAGGACTTAGTGCTCGGCTCTTTTGGGGGGAAGAGGAGGTCTATATTTAGAACGCTgctggaagacagacagatgtaatAAAAATGCAATATAAAACAACATGGTTTCTGAGGGCAGAGTGGTCTGGCAGATGAAGTTCAAAGATATATCAGTGAAACACTGACAAGCTAGTAAACACATTGCACAATGATATTTCTACTAAATTTGCCAAAACATGAATTGCAATGGAAAAAAAGTGACCTGGAGATAAAGCACGAAAGACAAACACGACACAGAAGGAGTCAGTCAGGAGACTGCAAGAGAGGGTTGCACTAACGTTATAGTCCAAAGAGTTTGCAGCTTGTCTCGTTTTACAAGTTTATGAGGAGCTAACAAATTTTAACTTTGTATTTTCCTTTGGAAACAACTATCAACTCATTGGAAGGCAGTTTTAAGTAATTTGCACTGCACTGGCCCGAACCCCAGGATATACAATACATGTTATTAACTGTAAAGGGCAGCATTTGGCATCTCGACCCACAGGGCTCCATTAGAAGacaaataatagtaataatatgtCTCTCCTTTATTACTTATAAGTGATACAGTGTTATAGGAGAACCGGGGTAGTTGTTACAGTTCATGTCACACTGCATGGTCAAACATCGCTGGTTTGATTCCAGCTCATGACATTTGTTGCATGTCAGAAAACTTGTTTTTACACCACAACCATCAGTTATGACACCTGAGCAAGTTCCATTCACTTCAAGAGGGCTGTGAGATATGGTCCAAAGCTCTGGGAGTAGCTTGGGAAGCTGACCGTGCTTTATGGGCAGAAATTGGTTTTAGCATTTGCATTCGAGTTGATATTGTATCTGATCTGCGTTAAGCCTGAAATAAGCAACACAATCGTcctaaatataatatttttatttagtgcACAGCTAATATTTAAGCCCATTCCAGCACAGCTGGGCCACTGACAGAACCGTGTTGCAGCTGCTCCACCAGGGTATAATGTCCAAGCTGTGACAAAGGAGAGGGGGAGTGTGATTTGTCATTAATGGGACCAGTAAGTCCTGTTCTGTTGGACTACAAGCTGACCAAATTCTTTACTGGTGAAGCACATCCTTTCTAAGCGCTGCAGTCCTGCACATAAGGGCCTGCCACATCTGCTGGCTGCCTGCCTGATTTTCTGCCTGGCTGCTcgaaacttgaaaaaaaaaaaaaaagggaaggaaGAAGACCAGGCGACTGGAAAATGTGAGTCgttgcaaaacaaaatgttttggatgGCGGTCGGTGGGCAACAAAGGGAAGGTTGCATCTTATCTGGACCCTTTTAGCCCCATAAAAGCTCTCAGGTGCAGTGCCCTATTGAGCGGATCCAGCCGGGCCAAACTCGAGCGACTTTTTTTGTTCTTGGCAGCAGATGAGAGAGCAGAATCAGACCCAGATAGCTGGGACTATATAGGGATCTGCGTAACACATTACTGCCACCCCAACATGTGCCACCCGCCCAGACTGTAAGCGCTTGGCAACTTTATGTGAGAGCAAGGCTGGCAAAACAGGTGGGTTTCGTGAGCGCGCCCTATGATTAGATCAGTCATTACCACTGGCATTGTTGAAAGCAAAGTCAACCTCTCATTTTGGAGGACCACCTGTATTGGAATGTGTTACTAAAGCTTAACAGCAGATGATTCAGTCTCTGGATGAGAGAAATAGTCTGTGTTGGCTTGcagtgaggatgtgtgtttCCACTTATCTAATGAGattctgattttcttttattttccttgatTTTCACAGTGCTGTTCAgccactgtgtttgtttttgtaactCGGGTTTTATCAGAGGCGTCCAGTGTCCAGCAATGTTCACTTCCTCTTATTTGTAAGTGTATCTGTGCACCGCCGTCCTCGGACTTGAACCCATCTGAAGCTGGCTGCAGCTGGGAggtttcttcctcctcctccttctcctcctcctcctcctcctcctcctcctcctcctccctgcttttTCTTCAGTTGACAGTCGTGTCAGGGACCACACATTGAGGAGGTGGAGCGAGGCTGTTGTACTATTCTGGTAGACAGGCTAACATATATTAACCAGCCTACCATATATTTCTGCTCTATTATCATTTATCTGCCAGGCAAGTAGAGCGGAGGTAAGCAAGGCTGTGCAGAGCCCTGTGCTCGTAAAGCACAAAGGTCCTCCCCCGTGACCTCCATTTCCCTCCTGGCTCACTCATCTCATAGCCTCAGACCTCTCCACGCTGCAGAGGGCTCCCTGTTGGGCCTCTACCTGaatcacagagcagagcacagccACAGCTGACTGGCCTTGGGACAAGGGCAGCAGGAAGGggcctctctcctccactgagcCCCAGGAGCACACAGgcacaaaatattgttttacagTAAAGCTACGGATAACCTCTGCAGCCCCGCGGCCatgcacaaaatgtttttctactAAAGTTAAGGTTTATTGTGGCACAGGAATCAAGTTTTCTTGCAACAAGTGACAAAATAGGCAGTTGGGGGGGGTGGTTTCACTTGTACTTGCACCACAGTTTCAAATACAtagaaaatgctgaaataatACTCAAAATATTACAATCAAGTGATTTACGTTGGAAACAAATATCAAAAACAGAGCATCATGCACCCATAAAATGTGAACTATTGCTCCAAGGCAAAAAGCAGATGGATATGTGAGTACTTtaggagaaaaacaacatgtctgaaCTAATTCTTCTTTTAAACTTGTGACAAACTTGGATGAAAAAGCCAGAAACTCACAGACAAGCAATCTTTAGTGCTACAAAGTGTCTGACCAACAATGGCCACCGCTGTCCCTGGAAGAATTTAACGCTATCCAATAACAGACATGTTAATGGCTGAAAACAAATGCACTGCTCTTTATTTGTTACATTTGCTTTGTAGTGAGAAAATTCGTTCTGGTTTTAAATCAGTGAGCTCAGCTGGTTTTCAAAGGCCTGTGGATACATTTGCTCTCTCAGCCAAACTGGAGTGGACCTGATGATCAATTGCACCGCACAAAATTTAGATCATAGCAAGTCCTTTAGTTTAATGTTCAAAGTTGACATGTTGTTTTCCTCAAACAACGAAGAAAAATCTGTCATTGGGGTGAGATTATTTAACTTGTTCCCAATTAAAATCAACTTGTGTAAACAATTTACTCGAATCAAGTGTTGTTCTCTTGAGACTAGAGGAAAGATCCGCTTATTCCGCCTTATTTCAAGATGTTTACACTCCCAGAGTCCTGTAACAAGAGAACCCACGTTGGATCGAACAGGCGTTCTCTCAACTCTACTTTCAgaagttttgttttggtttcagaAGGATGCGATGTTAAGACTCGGCATGCTGCTAAACAGGGTCTCGCTGTGGtaattttttacagtgtgctgGTCTGGAGCTTGCGACATGCTAGGTCGGGTATGTAAACCACAGGAGCACAGAGGGCCTGGCACTCTCCCCCTCTTGAGAAGCAGAAAGCAGGTCCATGTCAGGCAGCGTGCGTGAAGTCCTGGATGAGCTGACCTGGAAAGAGCCAGATGGGGATTGGAGTTTAAGCACCATAGAGGCCTTCTGCAAACAACATATGGAAAGGCTTTGGTGGCTAATGTAGCGTGGAGTATTTATGTACTGAGCACAGACTTGACCACTGTCCATCAGGATCCGGGGAGCAGATATGCCACATACAACCACGACCTCTGCAACCATTACCGCAAGAGCACCTCGTCTGGACCGGCCCACCCCGAGCCCCCACCCTCACAGCaccgcccccccctccctctccagcctcTCTCCCCACGGGACCCTCACACTGCTCCTGGTTCAGCTGTTTAGTGTACAGTAGCTCATACCCACAATCCTCTCTGAGCAGGTGGTCTGTCATAGGCCTCTTTGTTTTCTAGAGTCTCCCATGGCAGCTGAGGGCAGAGAACAAGAGGAACGTGTAATAATCCAGCGCTTTAGGCTTTTTTGGCTGCGTTTTCTCTTGTTTAATTCATTTAGTTAGAATATCATCATATCAGATTTGGAAATTTGGGGAATGAGGTTGACACAGCGGTTtgctaaatgaatatttaatacgGTGGTTTTGCATACTGTGTTTTACAAAGCCTACAGGGCCACACTGAAGGCAGCAGCGAGGTCTGCTTTGATGTTACTACAACGAAATCAAGTGTGTCTGCAgtaaaagaggaaacacaaatgATTTAAAGACATTCCTCTTGATCTTTAAAATGTTCTGTTACTATTGGATCTGATGGCGTTTGTGTAGTTGTGAGGTCAGTGGGAAGTTACAGAAGTTATGAAATACCTGTATGAGTGATTTAGATAATAACCGCTCACAAACATTgtcctgtgtgaatgtgttgtgaGATCAGTGGAACTAATGGGAATTCCTGGAGGTACCTACAATCATAGCGTGCTGTACAAAAACGACTAGAAGTGCTGTTAAGTCAGCAGTGTGTGATGTGTAGTAAATGGAGTAAAAGATGCAGAAACACGGGTGTTTAAATTGCTCacgtggctttttttttttctcttcagtgtCACATTTGAACGACACATTTCGGCGTCGCAGTGACTTTTGTTTTCTCGctcaaacattttaaactgcTGCACACTTTGTATTATTATCCAATTTATCACCAGATGTACGGCAGCAAATTATCCGACTCTCTCAACAGAAGCCAACACTCTGAACGTCGACAATTTAAATGCTGAGACGTTTCCcgaaaaaacaaagattagcTTCAAAAATGCTTCAAACATGACAGTGAAATTACTATTTTGTTTCCACTGGTGTAATGGGGAAGTCAAACATGGTTTAACTCCTTCATCTTTTTGACTACAAATACATCCAGCGTGTAATTTACAAACACACCATTGATTTGTATAAGTCGGGGTGTGAATGTGCATGATGCTGGCTGGCATTCAGTGATTCAGGAGTGGCAGAAATCACAGCTAGGGAGGAGGTTTAATAGTCTTTAGGGTAGAATATCTCGGCCTTAACCAGGATCCCAAATGAGGTCACTTAGTAttcagagagaaacatttctaaacttcacaaatattcatcatttatatgaaaaaataagCTTCAAAATGCATCAACAATTCTCTAAAACAATTAAGAGCTTCTTCCAACAACTTCTTCTTACAACTTAGTATTACTTATAGGTTCATGAGAGTTTCTGGAGCTGAAAACGTGTCTTTAGGATAGAAAGTGTTGAGAACCTTGAGGAATAAATACATCTATAATCTGTGGTGACTTCATGAAACCACCTATGACCTCAGCTAACATCAAGTCACTTCATAGCTGCTAATATGTTCATGTATTCCCCCCACCCGTCTGTCGGCTCAAGTCTGATCCCCTGCAACTGGTGATCGGCTTTCACGCTGACATattcatgaaatgcagctgacgttgctgcagtgaaaaaaaaacactaatgaaATCACTTTTTCGCAGGAAAGGGAACAAAAGAAACAGATCTTTACCATTGAAGCTTCACAGCCACTTTGAATGAGTGAAAGCAGCGTTAATCCCTCACACCGTGTTTTAGGAAATCTCGCCAGCGCAGAGAAGAACAGGAAATTGTGTTCCAGTGATTTAATTTCAAACTGATGCATAAATGTTGTCGTATCTTCTTCTCACAGTGGGGGAGTTTGAAGTTGGAGACCTTTTAGCACTGATGTGAACAACTTTTCCAACACGGGCGATGAAGTTGTTGACGACTCAGGTGTAATTCagatattattatcatttagcTTTACCATCGTACATTTGTAAATCCTAACCATATTTTCAATGAATACTATATGATAATGTATGTTTGCATCACAAAATGTCCtttatacattaaaaaaaaataaatttcaaGAACTTTCCTGCAAGCTTTTATGACTTGACTGGAAA
The Pempheris klunzingeri isolate RE-2024b chromosome 4, fPemKlu1.hap1, whole genome shotgun sequence genome window above contains:
- the LOC139200615 gene encoding uncharacterized protein, translated to MMPYLCLLLFWLALPLQGLEILDPEEVEYIRSHVTATVGGSVTLDCGSTMPTIFIWGFTKPGTDNSVAVAYNYGQGPKLHSQSSSPGHMQVPVNTSALVIEELQRDAEGMYTCQALYDTDEGARITFYFTRLDVEDD